The following proteins are encoded in a genomic region of Devosia lucknowensis:
- a CDS encoding LysE family translocator, translated as MDLFTLSAFTIAYAIAVLVPGPGVAAVVARALGGGFKGAFPMVLGILAGDLVYFFFAVFGLAAIATLFGPVFTIVRWAGAAYLLYIAWKFWTARPGAEQMKPKSESPWKTFAAGFSLTMGNPKTIVFYLAILPTVVPLADITLLALVELTFIVVVVLLIIGCGYAWLASAAREMFRSEKALGRLNKTAGAMMAGAAGLVVLQH; from the coding sequence ATGGACCTCTTCACCCTTTCCGCCTTTACCATCGCCTATGCCATCGCCGTGCTCGTGCCCGGCCCCGGCGTCGCCGCCGTCGTCGCGCGCGCCCTGGGTGGCGGTTTCAAAGGCGCCTTCCCCATGGTTCTGGGCATCTTGGCCGGCGATCTCGTCTACTTCTTCTTCGCCGTCTTCGGTCTTGCGGCCATTGCCACGCTCTTCGGCCCGGTCTTCACCATCGTGCGCTGGGCCGGCGCTGCCTATTTGCTTTACATCGCGTGGAAGTTCTGGACCGCCCGTCCCGGCGCCGAGCAGATGAAGCCCAAGAGCGAATCGCCCTGGAAGACCTTCGCGGCCGGCTTCTCCCTCACCATGGGAAATCCCAAGACCATCGTCTTCTATCTGGCCATCCTGCCCACCGTGGTCCCCCTCGCCGACATCACGCTCCTCGCCCTCGTCGAGCTGACCTTTATCGTCGTCGTCGTGCTGCTCATCATCGGTTGCGGTTATGCCTGGCTGGCATCGGCGGCACGCGAAATGTTCCGTAGCGAAAAAGCGCTGGGTCGCCTTAACAAGACCGCTGGCGCCATGATGGCGGGGGCAGCCGGTCTGGTCGTGCTTCAGCACTGA
- a CDS encoding AI-2E family transporter codes for MRLPYAKPTPESFEESQFERILNNVARLAVVGIGFAVLLTVLQAGQVFLAPVTLAIVIGLMFGPVADRVEAWGVPPALSAGVVVILLLSVIFGFATLFAVPLSEWVARAPLIWEKLQAQVANLREPLESIGEFQKQVGSIFGSDTAMSVQVEDGSAVTGVAMLAPAILAQVAIFLASLYFFVATRDHIRMSVLSMCVTRRMRWRTAHVFRDVETKVSRFLLSVTMINLCVGTAVTIAMWIIGMPSPILWGAMAAVLNYIPYVGQAIMITVLLAVGLGTQTELVQILLPVACYASINFVEGQIFTPHFIGRTLTLNPFVIFLSITFWIWAWGPVGGLVAVPTLLIAQSVISHALPSKPVAPKRPVRRTARMTERELVLANAAQVIKEQRREEEENDKRKAERDEPPAGTAPTGVEPAG; via the coding sequence ATGCGTTTACCCTACGCCAAGCCAACGCCTGAGAGCTTCGAGGAGAGCCAGTTCGAGCGCATCCTCAACAATGTCGCGCGTCTGGCGGTGGTGGGTATCGGATTTGCGGTGCTGCTCACCGTGCTGCAGGCCGGGCAGGTGTTCCTGGCGCCCGTGACGCTGGCCATCGTCATCGGCCTGATGTTCGGGCCGGTGGCCGACCGGGTGGAGGCCTGGGGCGTGCCGCCAGCGCTTTCGGCGGGCGTCGTCGTCATTCTTCTTTTGTCGGTGATTTTCGGATTTGCGACGCTGTTCGCCGTGCCGCTCAGCGAATGGGTGGCGCGAGCACCGCTGATATGGGAAAAGCTTCAGGCGCAGGTCGCGAACCTGCGCGAACCGCTGGAATCGATCGGGGAATTCCAGAAGCAGGTCGGCTCGATCTTCGGGTCGGATACAGCGATGTCGGTCCAGGTTGAAGACGGCAGCGCGGTGACCGGCGTAGCCATGCTGGCGCCGGCGATTCTGGCGCAGGTCGCGATCTTCCTGGCCAGCCTCTATTTCTTCGTGGCGACGCGCGACCATATCCGCATGTCTGTCCTGTCCATGTGCGTAACGCGCCGGATGCGGTGGCGGACGGCGCACGTGTTCCGCGACGTCGAAACCAAGGTCAGCCGGTTCCTCCTGTCGGTGACGATGATCAACCTCTGCGTGGGGACCGCGGTCACCATCGCGATGTGGATCATCGGGATGCCGTCGCCGATCCTGTGGGGCGCGATGGCGGCGGTGCTCAACTATATCCCCTATGTAGGCCAGGCGATCATGATCACGGTGCTTCTGGCCGTGGGTCTGGGCACGCAGACCGAGCTTGTGCAGATCCTGTTGCCGGTGGCGTGCTACGCCAGCATCAATTTCGTCGAAGGTCAGATCTTCACGCCGCATTTCATCGGCCGCACGCTGACGCTCAACCCATTCGTCATCTTTCTTTCCATCACGTTCTGGATCTGGGCCTGGGGTCCCGTCGGCGGCCTCGTGGCCGTGCCGACGCTGCTGATTGCGCAATCCGTCATTTCCCATGCATTGCCGAGCAAGCCAGTGGCGCCCAAGCGCCCGGTGCGACGCACGGCGCGGATGACCGAGCGTGAACTGGTGCTGGCCAATGCGGCGCAGGTCATCAAGGAACAGCGTCGCGAGGAAGAAGAAAACGACAAGCGCAAAGCGGAGCGCGACGAGCCGCCCGCCGGGACCGCACCGACCGGCGTAGAGCCGGCTGGCTGA
- a CDS encoding glycogen/starch/alpha-glucan phosphorylase, with protein MPQKPIVYDAPTPEPRATTVEALQAEILENLIYSVGKDPIVARPHDWLRATILAVRDRVMDRWMESSRETWRTSNKRVYYLSLEFLIGRLMRDAMSNVGLMEPVAEALKNLNVDLGELINLEPDAALGNGGLGRLAACFLESMSSVKIPAYGYGIRYVHGLFRQEMSEGWQVELPEDWLTHGNPWEFERRESAYEVGFGGHVEPVTDPDGEVRQEWRPNEHLLAVAYDTPIVGWRGARVNTLRLWSAQPIDPILLDKFNSGDHIGALEESAKAEAITRVLYPADSTAAGQELRLRQEFFFSSASLQDIVRRHLQQYGDLGTLPDKVAIQLNDTHPAISIAELMRILVDDNGIKWADAWRLSRATFGYTNHTLLPEALESWPVALFERLLPRHMQIIYQINADVLVEARSKAGFTDQQAAAVSLIDEHGGRRVRMGQLAFVGSHSINGVSALHTELMKQTVFADLHKLYPERINNKTNGITPRRWLMQCNPSLTKLVSERIGPEFLDNIDKLHQLMPHAEDPGFQKQFAEVKLNNKKRLAKLIKDRLNIAVSPDALFDVQIKRIHEYKRQLLNIIHAVALYDEIRAHPEREWVPRVKIFAGKAAPSYWNAKLIIKLINDVARVINNDPAVRGLLKVVFLPNYNVSLAEVIVPAADLSEQISTAGMEASGTGNMKFMANGAITIGTMDGANVEMHTEVGADNIVIFGLTTEQVEDKRARSEVPRSAIDASPRLREALDSISSGVFSPDDPHRYRDLIGGLYDHDWFMVARDFDAYAAAQARVDDIWRDKKKWTAMAIRNTASVGFFSSDRTIRQYAEEIWGVPTG; from the coding sequence ATGCCGCAAAAGCCGATCGTCTACGATGCTCCCACGCCCGAACCCCGCGCCACGACGGTTGAGGCGCTTCAGGCGGAGATCCTTGAAAACCTGATCTATTCGGTCGGCAAGGACCCGATCGTCGCGCGGCCGCATGACTGGCTGCGGGCGACGATCCTGGCGGTTCGCGACCGGGTGATGGACCGCTGGATGGAAAGTTCACGCGAGACGTGGCGGACCTCCAACAAGCGCGTCTATTATCTCAGCCTCGAATTCCTGATCGGCCGGCTCATGCGCGACGCGATGAGCAATGTGGGCCTGATGGAGCCGGTGGCCGAGGCCCTCAAGAACCTCAATGTCGACCTGGGCGAACTGATCAATCTCGAACCGGACGCGGCGCTGGGCAATGGCGGCCTGGGGCGGTTGGCGGCGTGCTTCCTCGAGTCCATGTCGTCGGTGAAAATCCCGGCCTATGGCTATGGCATTCGCTATGTGCACGGGCTGTTCCGGCAGGAAATGAGCGAAGGCTGGCAGGTGGAACTGCCCGAGGACTGGCTGACGCACGGCAATCCATGGGAATTCGAGCGGCGCGAAAGCGCCTACGAGGTCGGGTTCGGCGGGCATGTCGAGCCGGTCACGGACCCGGATGGCGAAGTGCGGCAGGAATGGCGGCCGAACGAGCATCTCCTGGCGGTGGCTTATGATACGCCGATCGTGGGGTGGCGCGGCGCGCGCGTTAATACGCTGCGGCTCTGGAGCGCGCAGCCGATCGATCCGATCCTGCTCGACAAGTTCAATTCTGGCGACCATATCGGCGCGCTCGAGGAAAGCGCCAAGGCCGAAGCGATCACGCGCGTGCTGTATCCGGCAGATTCGACCGCTGCTGGCCAGGAACTGCGCCTGCGGCAGGAATTCTTCTTTTCGTCGGCCTCGCTGCAGGACATCGTGCGGCGGCATCTGCAGCAGTATGGCGATCTGGGTACGCTGCCCGACAAGGTCGCGATCCAGCTCAACGACACGCACCCGGCGATCTCGATCGCGGAACTGATGCGCATCCTCGTCGACGACAACGGCATCAAGTGGGCCGACGCGTGGAGACTGAGCCGGGCGACGTTCGGCTATACCAATCACACGCTGCTGCCAGAGGCGTTGGAAAGCTGGCCTGTGGCGTTGTTCGAGCGGCTGCTGCCGCGGCACATGCAGATCATCTACCAGATCAATGCCGACGTGCTGGTGGAGGCGCGCAGCAAGGCCGGTTTCACCGACCAGCAGGCGGCTGCGGTCTCGCTGATCGACGAACATGGTGGCCGCCGCGTCCGCATGGGGCAACTGGCCTTTGTCGGCTCGCATTCGATCAATGGCGTGTCCGCGCTGCATACCGAGCTGATGAAGCAGACGGTGTTTGCGGACCTGCACAAGCTCTATCCCGAGCGGATCAACAACAAGACCAACGGCATCACGCCGCGGCGCTGGCTGATGCAGTGCAATCCCAGCCTCACCAAGCTGGTGAGTGAGCGGATCGGACCGGAATTCCTCGACAATATCGACAAGCTGCACCAGCTGATGCCGCATGCCGAGGATCCGGGCTTCCAGAAGCAGTTCGCCGAGGTGAAGCTCAACAACAAGAAGCGCCTGGCCAAACTGATCAAGGACCGGCTCAATATCGCCGTGTCGCCGGATGCGCTGTTCGACGTGCAGATCAAGCGCATCCACGAATACAAGCGGCAGTTGCTCAACATCATCCACGCCGTGGCGCTTTATGACGAAATCCGCGCGCATCCCGAACGGGAGTGGGTGCCACGCGTGAAAATCTTCGCCGGCAAGGCGGCCCCGAGCTATTGGAACGCCAAGCTGATCATCAAGCTGATCAATGACGTGGCGCGTGTGATCAACAACGATCCGGCGGTACGGGGCCTGCTGAAAGTGGTGTTCCTGCCCAATTACAATGTCAGCCTTGCCGAGGTCATCGTGCCGGCGGCTGATCTTTCGGAGCAGATATCGACGGCCGGCATGGAAGCCTCGGGCACCGGCAACATGAAGTTCATGGCCAATGGCGCCATCACCATCGGCACGATGGACGGCGCCAATGTGGAAATGCACACGGAAGTGGGCGCGGACAATATCGTCATCTTCGGGCTCACCACCGAGCAGGTCGAAGACAAGCGAGCCCGGTCGGAAGTTCCGCGTTCGGCCATCGATGCCTCGCCGCGCTTGCGCGAGGCGCTGGACAGCATCTCCTCGGGCGTATTCTCGCCCGACGATCCGCACCGCTATCGCGACCTGATCGGCGGTCTCTACGACCATGACTGGTTCATGGTCGCCCGGGACTTCGACGCCTATGCCGCAGCGCAGGCGAGGGTCGACGATATCTGGCGCGACAAGAAGAAGTGGACGGCCATGGCCATCCGCAACACCGCGAGCGTCGGTTTCTTCTCATCGGACCGTACGATCCGCCAATATGCGGAGGAAATCTGGGGGGTGCCGACGGGCTGA
- a CDS encoding nucleoside hydrolase — protein sequence MSAKAPRKIIIDTDPGQDDAVAILLALASPEELDVLGIVAVAGNVGLHHNATNARKIVELSGRTNIPVYAGCSRPMRRHLVTAEHVHGDTGLNGPDLPDPTIPLKDQHGVDYIIETLMNAEPRTITLCTLGPLTNIGMALIKEPRIADRIQEIVMMGGAYFEVGNITPAAEFNIYVDPEAADVVMRCGAPITIQSLDVTHAVQSTPARLDAIRALGNKSGEAVHAMLTFSETFDLKKYGWEGAPLHDPTVIAYLLQPDLFEGRHCNVTIETASELTVGMTVCDYWHVTGRAYNATWMRSVNADGFYTLLNDRLARLP from the coding sequence ATGTCAGCCAAGGCACCCCGCAAGATCATCATTGATACCGACCCCGGCCAGGACGATGCCGTAGCCATCCTTCTGGCGCTCGCCTCGCCCGAAGAGCTTGACGTGCTCGGCATCGTCGCCGTCGCGGGCAATGTCGGTCTGCACCACAACGCCACCAATGCCCGGAAAATCGTCGAACTGTCTGGCCGCACCAACATCCCGGTCTATGCCGGCTGCTCGCGTCCCATGCGTCGCCACCTCGTGACCGCGGAGCACGTGCATGGCGACACCGGCCTCAACGGCCCCGACTTGCCCGATCCGACCATTCCCCTCAAGGATCAGCACGGCGTCGACTACATCATCGAAACGCTGATGAATGCCGAGCCCAGGACCATCACCCTCTGCACCCTCGGACCGCTGACCAATATTGGCATGGCCCTCATCAAGGAGCCGCGGATCGCCGATCGCATCCAGGAAATCGTCATGATGGGCGGCGCCTATTTCGAGGTGGGCAACATCACGCCGGCGGCCGAGTTCAACATTTATGTCGACCCCGAGGCTGCCGATGTCGTCATGCGCTGTGGTGCACCCATCACCATCCAGTCGCTCGATGTCACCCATGCCGTCCAGTCCACCCCGGCCCGCCTCGACGCCATCCGCGCGCTGGGCAACAAGTCCGGCGAGGCTGTCCATGCCATGCTGACCTTCTCGGAAACCTTCGACCTCAAGAAATACGGCTGGGAGGGCGCGCCTCTCCACGATCCCACCGTCATCGCCTACCTGCTGCAGCCCGATCTCTTCGAAGGCCGTCACTGCAACGTCACCATCGAGACGGCGAGCGAACTGACCGTGGGCATGACCGTCTGCGACTATTGGCACGTCACCGGCCGCGCCTACAACGCCACCTGGATGCGCTCCGTAAACGCCGACGGCTTCTACACCCTCCTCAACGACCGCCTCGCGCGCCTGCCTTGA
- a CDS encoding winged helix-turn-helix domain-containing protein has translation MGIRFQGFVIDVERAEVRAPDGMPVRLRPKAFELLTLFAANSGRVVTKQEIMSAVWPGIHVSDDSLFQCVKELRTALGDGRRELIRAVSGRGYLFSATVESDVSASPKPVADASRTSTRPEVKPRLALVFAAVAVLTVLGGLAISMLTGSPQHHTVTVSPIATTGNDAANVAHASAMSEMLVEGLASIAGLSVAVPTGQSPAGGLAIVSELSNSPDTWILKARLLDRGTGQVHAIATSEVPSSSAPALLHARLVAGVGDQLARSINGLLQNRSRQRPISNFGKVAIEQAAASINQTSRERFGVAEGLLENALGAEPDMPELQVALASLQLRGVQMLWYPAEQRPEIEQRARMLLESALAANPNSIPALEAQCRLLSTLTDFAESLVACSQVLSFDPWNGSALYLVGLGQLYLGRFDDALATFLLADRYDTPAISRWTWRLGAGWANLLLDRPDQALPWIEQSIAITPASGRSHMLLAATYVRLGRLQEAADALARAMELRPASTVGNIFPTSETMSPIMLAASDRIIADLVRLGLPRD, from the coding sequence ATGGGGATCCGGTTTCAGGGCTTCGTTATCGATGTGGAGCGCGCGGAGGTGCGCGCGCCCGACGGCATGCCCGTGCGGCTTCGCCCCAAGGCGTTCGAACTGCTGACCCTGTTCGCAGCGAACAGCGGACGCGTCGTCACCAAGCAGGAGATCATGTCTGCCGTCTGGCCGGGCATCCATGTCAGCGACGACAGTTTGTTCCAGTGCGTCAAGGAATTGCGCACGGCATTGGGCGACGGCAGGCGGGAGCTGATCAGGGCCGTATCGGGGCGTGGCTACCTTTTCAGTGCCACCGTGGAGAGCGACGTCTCCGCTTCGCCAAAGCCTGTCGCCGACGCCTCGCGGACGTCAACGCGACCTGAGGTCAAGCCGCGGCTTGCCTTGGTCTTCGCGGCGGTGGCTGTGCTGACGGTCCTGGGCGGGCTTGCCATCTCCATGCTGACTGGCTCGCCGCAGCATCACACCGTAACGGTCAGCCCCATCGCCACCACCGGCAATGATGCGGCTAACGTCGCGCACGCGTCGGCCATGAGCGAGATGCTGGTGGAAGGTCTGGCGTCAATCGCGGGACTGTCCGTCGCGGTGCCCACCGGGCAGTCGCCCGCGGGCGGTCTCGCCATCGTCAGCGAATTGTCCAATTCGCCGGACACCTGGATTTTGAAAGCGCGCCTCCTTGATCGCGGAACCGGCCAGGTTCATGCCATCGCAACCAGCGAAGTGCCCTCGTCCTCTGCGCCCGCCCTGCTCCATGCTCGTCTCGTTGCCGGCGTCGGTGACCAACTGGCGCGCAGCATCAATGGCCTCCTCCAAAACCGCTCCCGCCAGCGTCCCATTTCCAACTTCGGCAAAGTGGCCATCGAACAGGCCGCAGCGTCGATCAATCAGACGTCCCGGGAGCGTTTTGGCGTTGCGGAAGGGCTGCTCGAGAATGCGCTGGGCGCCGAACCGGACATGCCCGAACTCCAGGTTGCCCTCGCCTCGCTGCAACTGCGCGGCGTCCAGATGCTCTGGTATCCGGCAGAACAGCGCCCCGAAATTGAGCAACGTGCGCGCATGCTGCTCGAAAGTGCCCTCGCCGCCAATCCCAACTCCATCCCTGCACTCGAAGCGCAATGCCGCCTTCTGAGCACGCTTACCGATTTCGCCGAAAGCCTCGTGGCCTGCAGCCAGGTTCTGAGCTTTGACCCGTGGAACGGGTCGGCACTTTATCTGGTAGGTCTGGGTCAGCTCTATCTGGGGCGTTTCGACGACGCGCTGGCGACGTTCCTCCTCGCCGATAGATACGACACACCCGCCATTTCGCGCTGGACCTGGCGTCTCGGTGCCGGCTGGGCCAATCTTCTCCTCGATCGTCCAGACCAGGCCCTGCCCTGGATAGAGCAATCCATCGCCATCACACCGGCGTCCGGCCGCTCGCATATGTTGCTCGCCGCGACCTATGTCCGTCTCGGTCGCCTGCAGGAGGCCGCCGACGCACTGGCCCGCGCCATGGAACTGCGCCCCGCCTCCACCGTCGGAAACATCTTTCCGACAAGCGAGACCATGAGCCCCATCATGCTGGCGGCAAGCGACCGCATCATCGCCGACCTCGTCCGTCTGGGCCTGCCCCGGGATTAG
- a CDS encoding monovalent cation:proton antiporter-2 (CPA2) family protein — protein MAGEVVAHAAEAAHHGVDLVPVVALLAAGALAVPIFKRVGLGAVLGYLAAGLLLGPSGFGLISDPASVLATAEMGVVLFLFIIGLEMEPSRLWALRKQIFGLGMLQVGTCGALLTGGGVILGFAPVVAFVFGMGFVLTSTAIVMQILSERGELATDGGQKMVSILLLEDLAIVPLLAVVALLAPSSDDVSILTRLVSLGVALGAILLLIFLGRRIMNPFFAILAQAKVREVMTAAALLVVLGAALLFQVSGLSMAMGAFLAGVLLSTSTFKHQLEADVEPFRGLLLGLFFLAVGMSLDLDVVGENWQIIALSVVAYMLVKASAIYVIARLLKSSHGEALERAVLMGQGGEFAFVLYTTAASSGLIDGPTNAIFTATVIVSMVLTPFAMIGMRYLMPKHVQSMDGVEEVNGLSNRVLIIGFGRFGQIASQPLLALKYSVSIIDNDTEMIRAAAQIGFKVYYGDGTRLDILRAAGAGAADLILVCTNDKVQTTRVVELLRDEFPLARVMARAFDRVHAIELVRAGVDFQRRELFDSAITFGGEAIRQMGADEQQIADVIEGVRDRDRERFELQLNGEDWRVGRNLLISNARDQAREGGVTVDEDDAEAAARQSAQQPQPG, from the coding sequence ATGGCGGGCGAAGTTGTAGCGCATGCGGCGGAAGCGGCGCATCACGGCGTGGATCTGGTGCCGGTGGTGGCGCTTCTGGCAGCGGGTGCACTCGCTGTCCCGATCTTCAAGCGCGTGGGCCTCGGCGCCGTGCTCGGTTACCTCGCAGCGGGACTGTTGCTGGGGCCATCGGGCTTCGGGCTGATTTCCGATCCTGCGTCCGTGCTGGCGACCGCCGAAATGGGCGTGGTGCTGTTTCTCTTCATCATCGGCCTCGAAATGGAGCCGAGCCGGCTCTGGGCCCTGCGCAAGCAGATTTTCGGGTTGGGCATGTTGCAGGTGGGCACGTGTGGCGCATTGTTGACGGGGGGCGGGGTGATCCTGGGGTTTGCACCCGTGGTCGCCTTCGTCTTCGGCATGGGCTTCGTGCTGACGTCGACGGCCATCGTCATGCAGATTCTCAGCGAACGGGGGGAGCTGGCGACGGATGGCGGGCAGAAGATGGTGTCCATCCTGTTGCTCGAAGACCTGGCCATCGTGCCGCTGCTGGCCGTGGTCGCGCTCTTGGCGCCCTCGAGCGACGATGTCAGCATCCTGACCCGACTGGTTTCGCTGGGCGTGGCGCTGGGTGCGATCCTGCTGCTCATCTTCCTCGGGCGTCGGATCATGAATCCGTTCTTCGCGATACTGGCGCAGGCCAAGGTGCGCGAAGTGATGACGGCGGCGGCGCTGCTGGTGGTGCTCGGCGCGGCGCTGCTGTTCCAGGTGAGCGGGCTGTCCATGGCGATGGGGGCATTCCTTGCGGGCGTGCTGCTCTCGACATCGACCTTCAAGCATCAGCTCGAGGCGGACGTGGAGCCGTTCCGCGGACTGCTGCTGGGGCTGTTCTTTCTGGCCGTGGGGATGTCGCTCGACCTCGATGTGGTGGGCGAGAACTGGCAGATCATCGCGCTGAGCGTGGTGGCCTACATGCTGGTCAAGGCAAGCGCGATCTACGTCATCGCCCGGCTACTCAAATCGAGCCACGGCGAAGCGCTGGAGCGCGCGGTGTTGATGGGGCAGGGCGGCGAATTCGCCTTCGTGCTCTATACGACCGCCGCTTCGAGCGGGCTCATCGATGGGCCGACCAATGCGATCTTCACCGCGACGGTCATCGTCTCGATGGTGCTGACGCCCTTCGCCATGATCGGCATGCGCTACCTGATGCCCAAGCACGTGCAATCGATGGATGGCGTCGAAGAGGTCAACGGCCTTTCCAACCGCGTGCTGATCATCGGCTTCGGGCGTTTCGGGCAGATCGCCAGCCAGCCACTGCTGGCGCTCAAATATTCGGTGTCGATCATCGACAATGATACCGAAATGATCCGGGCCGCGGCGCAGATCGGGTTCAAGGTCTATTACGGCGACGGCACGCGTCTTGACATCCTGCGCGCCGCAGGGGCCGGCGCGGCCGACCTGATCCTCGTGTGCACCAATGACAAGGTGCAGACGACACGCGTGGTGGAGCTGCTGCGCGACGAATTTCCGCTGGCACGGGTCATGGCACGCGCCTTCGACCGCGTGCACGCGATCGAACTGGTGCGGGCGGGAGTCGATTTCCAGCGGCGCGAGCTGTTCGACAGCGCCATCACCTTTGGCGGCGAAGCCATCCGGCAGATGGGCGCGGACGAGCAGCAGATCGCCGATGTGATCGAGGGTGTGCGCGACCGCGACAGGGAGCGCTTCGAGTTGCAGCTCAACGGCGAGGATTGGCGCGTCGGGCGGAACCTCTTGATCAGCAATGCGCGCGATCAGGCGCGCGAAGGCGGGGTCACCGTAGACGAAGACGATGCGGAGGCCGCGGCGCGCCAATCTGCGCAGCAGCCGCAGCCGGGCTAG
- a CDS encoding DUF2087 domain-containing protein, with product MSRQTLSLTIADLSAFAKTLRAEITTRDTPPSHVEMLNMLARSAGFRNYQHLKAATENAPKAEAIDLILVEKVGRHFDADGVLLRWPAKNSLQPLCLWALWARMEPGHDYSDRDNTDLLNAWASFGDHALLRRAMVDMGYVTRTPDGRTYRRIEQKPPAELSALLKRITQVAE from the coding sequence ATGTCGAGACAAACCCTTTCCCTGACCATTGCCGACCTGTCCGCTTTCGCGAAGACCTTGCGCGCCGAGATCACGACGCGCGACACCCCGCCGAGCCATGTCGAAATGCTGAACATGCTGGCGCGGTCGGCCGGCTTCAGAAACTACCAGCACCTGAAGGCCGCGACGGAAAATGCGCCGAAGGCCGAGGCCATCGACCTGATCCTGGTTGAAAAGGTGGGACGGCATTTCGATGCCGACGGGGTGCTGCTGCGCTGGCCGGCCAAGAACAGTCTGCAGCCGCTGTGCCTGTGGGCGCTTTGGGCGCGAATGGAGCCGGGGCATGACTATTCGGACCGCGACAATACCGATCTTCTCAATGCATGGGCGAGTTTTGGCGACCATGCGCTGCTGCGGCGGGCGATGGTGGATATGGGCTATGTCACGCGGACGCCCGACGGACGGACATACCGCCGGATCGAACAGAAACCGCCGGCTGAACTTTCAGCCTTGCTGAAGCGGATCACGCAAGTGGCTGAATAG
- a CDS encoding ABC-F family ATP-binding cassette domain-containing protein — MPSVTLSRLSYSGPDGQTLFSNLDLSFGSGRTGLVGRNGVGKTTLLRLITGDLTPATGTISVAGRLGGLRQQVQPGPDETVADLFGARHALALLEQAVAGQADADTLAEADWTLEARLETALQILGLDVRPDARLSTLSGGQRTRAALAALVFDAPDLILLDEPTNNLDTDGRAAVAQMLADWRGAAIVISHDRELLEIMDAIVELTGLGATTYGGNWSHYRERKALELASAQHDLNVAERQVRDAAKAAQEARERQDKRDAGGRRKAAKGDMPKILLGGMKRRAEATAGGLDRLAEKQTDAAQMQAAEARTRIEVLTPFAVKLKPSGLPAGKVVLRAQDLSGGYDPERPIITDFSMDMIGPERVAITGPNGVGKTTLLKLLTGEIAPVSGSVQIGGPMVLLDQQVGLLDRRESIVDNFRRLNPDSTVNDCRSVLAAFKFRNDAALQTVGTLSGGEMLRAGLACVLGGAKPPMLVVLDEPTNHLDIEAVEVVEAGLRAFDGALLVISHDRAFLENVGVTREVGLG; from the coding sequence ATGCCTTCCGTAACGCTTTCGCGACTTTCCTATTCCGGCCCTGACGGCCAGACCCTTTTCTCCAATCTCGACCTGAGTTTCGGCAGCGGACGCACCGGGCTTGTCGGCCGCAATGGGGTGGGCAAGACGACACTGTTGCGCCTCATCACCGGCGATCTGACGCCTGCGACAGGCACGATCAGCGTCGCGGGGCGCCTCGGCGGGCTGCGGCAGCAGGTGCAGCCCGGCCCTGACGAAACGGTGGCCGATCTCTTCGGTGCGCGGCACGCACTGGCCCTGCTCGAACAGGCCGTGGCGGGCCAGGCCGATGCCGATACGTTGGCAGAAGCCGACTGGACGCTGGAGGCGCGGCTCGAAACGGCGCTCCAGATCCTGGGTCTCGACGTCCGGCCCGACGCGCGGCTCTCGACCCTTTCCGGAGGGCAGCGCACGCGGGCGGCCCTCGCTGCCCTGGTGTTCGACGCGCCGGACCTGATCCTTCTCGACGAGCCCACCAACAATCTCGACACCGACGGACGCGCCGCGGTGGCGCAGATGCTGGCGGACTGGCGCGGCGCGGCAATCGTCATCAGCCACGATCGCGAGCTGCTCGAGATCATGGATGCAATCGTCGAACTCACGGGGCTGGGCGCCACGACCTATGGCGGCAACTGGAGCCACTACAGGGAGCGCAAGGCGCTGGAACTGGCGTCGGCGCAACACGATCTCAATGTAGCCGAGCGGCAGGTGCGCGACGCGGCGAAGGCCGCGCAGGAGGCACGCGAGCGGCAGGACAAGCGCGATGCCGGCGGGAGGCGGAAGGCGGCCAAGGGCGACATGCCCAAAATCCTTCTCGGCGGGATGAAAAGGCGCGCAGAAGCGACGGCGGGTGGCCTCGACCGGCTGGCCGAGAAGCAGACTGATGCCGCCCAGATGCAGGCTGCGGAAGCCCGGACCAGGATCGAGGTCCTGACGCCCTTCGCCGTGAAGCTGAAACCGAGCGGCCTGCCGGCGGGCAAGGTGGTCTTGCGGGCGCAGGACCTGAGTGGCGGCTACGATCCGGAGCGGCCGATCATCACTGATTTCTCGATGGACATGATCGGGCCGGAACGCGTGGCCATTACCGGGCCCAACGGGGTCGGCAAGACGACGCTGCTGAAGCTGCTGACGGGTGAGATCGCGCCGGTGTCCGGGAGCGTGCAGATCGGTGGACCCATGGTGCTGCTTGACCAGCAGGTGGGTCTGCTCGACCGGCGGGAAAGCATTGTCGACAATTTCCGGCGACTCAATCCCGACAGCACGGTCAACGATTGCCGGTCGGTGCTGGCCGCGTTCAAGTTCCGCAACGATGCGGCGCTGCAGACGGTGGGCACGCTGAGCGGTGGCGAGATGCTGCGGGCGGGGCTGGCCTGCGTGCTGGGCGGTGCAAAGCCGCCCATGCTGGTGGTGCTGGACGAGCCGACCAATCATCTCGACATCGAGGCGGTTGAGGTGGTGGAAGCCGGGCTCAGGGCGTTCGACGGGGCGCTGCTGGTGATCAGCCACGACCGGGCGTTTCTGGAGAATGTGGGCGTGACGCGGGAAGTGGGACTGGGGTGA